In Tripterygium wilfordii isolate XIE 37 chromosome 15, ASM1340144v1, whole genome shotgun sequence, one DNA window encodes the following:
- the LOC120016916 gene encoding protein ABCI7, chloroplastic-like has product MAALSFSPQIHQLTKPKPKPKLKLKAGWRYKPKATLSFQTPASSSTFSDPFVLQLAESLEDSIPPTSSQSPLQSLRDLSSQSLLSTPWPTRKDEDFRFTDTSLIRHSQIIPISTPPQQDQLLGISKDTHLPNLAIVDGFVVDSISNLSNLPNGVFVGSLLGSSLEGIIKRVCEFVGDFKWGDLFWAINGLGAPDVAVVYVPENCKVENPVHLRYFQVEGSKKGSNKFPVSNPRVIVVVEKGAEVEIVEEFVGKEGDDRSYWVNPVLEVVIGEGAKVRHSYVQRQSLSSAHIKWTSVRQESASTYKLVEISTGGKLSRHNLHVQQFGPDTVTELSTFHLSISDQTQDLHSRLVFDHPRGYSRQLHKCIVAHSLGQAVFDGNVKVNRYAQQTDAGQLTRSLLLEPRATVNVKPNLQIIADDVKCSHGAAISDLEESQLFYFLARGIDLETAKRALVFSFGAEVIVELSDPCLQNQAKLHVKQMLELTAKG; this is encoded by the exons ATGGCTGCTCTGTCCTTCTCTCCTCAAATCCACCAGCTCacaaaacccaaacccaaacccaaactcAAACTCAAAGCCGGATGGAGATACAAACCCAAGGCCACTCTCTCTTTTCAGACCCCTGCCAGCAGCTCAACTTTCTCGGACCCCTTTGTTCTCCAACTGGCGGAGTCCCTTGAAGACTCTATCCCGCCCACATCTTCTCAATCTCCTCTTCAATCCCTCAGGGACCTTTCCTCTCAGTCCTTGCTCTCTACTCCCTGGCCCACTCGCAAAGACGAGGACTTTCGGTTCACGGATACCTCCCTCATCAGGCACTCCCAGATAATCCCAATCTCTACCCCACCGCAACAAGATCAATTATTGGGCATTTCCAAGGATACCCATTTGCCTAATCTTGCTATTGTTGATGGGTTTGTTGTGGATTCTATTTCCAACTTGTCCAATTTGCCCAATGGAGTTTTTGTGGGTAGCTTGTTGGGTTCATCCTTAGAGGGAATTATCAAAAGGGTTTGTGAATTTGTTGGTGATTTTAAATGGGGTGACTTGTTTTGGGCTATTAATGGATTGGGGGCTCCAGATGTTGCAGTTGTGTATGTTCCAGAGAACTGCAAGGTCGAGAATCCAGTGCATTTGAGGTACTTTCAAGTGGAGGGGAGTAAGAAGGGATCTAATAAGTTTCCTGTGTCGAATCCAAGGGTGATTGTGGTCGTGGAGAAGGGAGCCGAGGTCGAGATAGTTGAGGAGTTTGTGGGTAAAGAAGGGGATGATAGAAGTTACTGGGTGAATCCTGTTTTGGAAGTGGTGATTGGGGAGGGGGCGAAGGTTAGACATTCATATGTACAGAGACAATCGTTGAGTTCAGCACATATCAAATGGACTTCCGTCAGGCAG GAATCAGCTAGTACGTACAAGCTTGTGGAGATAAGCACTGGTGGAAAGTTGAGCAGACACAACCTCCACGTTCAGCAATTTGGCCCAGATACAGTGACAGAGTTATCCACATTCCATTTGTCCATTAGTGATCAAACACAAGATTTACACAGTAGATTAGTTTTCGACCATCCACGAGGTTATTCTCGACAACTTCACAAGTGTATTGTGGCGCATTCTCTAGGACAAGCTGTTTTTGATGGGAACGTAAAGGTCAACag ATACGCACAGCAGACAGATGCAGGACAACTAACAAGGAGCCTTCTCCTGGAACCTCGTGCGACTGTGAATGTTAAACCGAATCTCCAGATTATTGCGGATGATGTGAAGTGCTCACATGGAGCTGCGATAAGTGACTTAGAAGAAAGCCAACTCTTCTACTTTCTGGCACGGGGAATTGACTTGGAGACGGCTAAGCGGGCTCTTGTTTTCTCCTTTGGAGCCGAGGTGATCGTAGAATTGTCTGATCCTTGCCTCCAAAACCAAGCTAAGCTTCATGTCAAACAAATGTTGGAACTTACTGCAAAGGGATAA
- the LOC120016671 gene encoding pentatricopeptide repeat-containing protein At5g46580, chloroplastic: MAASLSTALDVHFSIPQSDTRKTFLSRENHCRRRRFFIVSKASPKLSGNESESKSQNPSLSDQLKRLSTTTLSPSSTKDQTLSLSKPKSTWVNPTKPKRSVLSLQRQRRSPYSYNPKIGELRRFAQKLNDCDVSASLAVLEEISQQPTRQDALMILNSLKSWEKAYFFFNWIKTQNLFPMETIFYNVTMKSLRFGRQFQLIEELANEMVSNEIELDNITYSTIITCAKRCNLSDRAIVWFEQMYKTGLMPDEVTYSAILDVYAKLGKVEEVLSLYERGIASGWKPDAIAFSVLAKMFGETGDYDGIRYVLQEMQSLGVKPNLVVYNSLLEALGKAGKPGLARSLFEEMVDSGLVPNEKTLTALIKIYGKAAWARDALELWEKMRLNGWPMDFKLYNTLLSMCADIGFVEEAEGLFEDMKVSEHCKPDAWSYTSMLNIYGSAGNEEKALNLFKEMSELGVELNVMGSTCLIQCLGKARRIDDLVRVFNFSVEQGIKPDDRLCGCLLSVVSLCDMNDDVEKVLSCLQQANPNLVGLVKLIQEEKTTFEILKDEFRRIIGDTSTEARRPFCNCLIDICRNRCFHERAHELLYLGTLYGLYPGLHNKTVEEWSLDVRSLSIGAAHTALEEWMGTLAKFVQRDEALPQLFSAHTGTGTHKFAQGLANAFASHVEKLSAPFRLSDDRAGCFVATREDVVLWVESRMPPTIATQKPE; encoded by the coding sequence ATGGCTGCTAGTCTCTCAACAGCTTTAGATGTCCATTTTAGCATACCACAATCAGACacaagaaaaacttttctatccaGGGAAAACCATTGTAGGAGAAGAAGATTCTTCATTGTCTCCAAAGCTTCCCCAAAGCTATCTGGAAATGAATCGGAATCGAAGTCTCAAAACCCATCTTTATCTGACCAGCTCAAGCGTCTCTCGACTACAACTCTCTCTCCTTCCTCCACCAAAGATCAAACCCTATCTTTGTCCAAGCCAAAATCAACCTGGGTAAACCCCACCAAGCCCAAAAGGTCTGTACTTTCTTTGCAGAGGCAAAGGCGCTCTCCTTACTCTTACAATCCTAAAATTGGAGAGCTGAGGCGGTTTGCACAGAAGCTCAATGACTGTGATGTCAGTGCTTCTTTGGCTGTCCTTGAGGAAATCTCACAGCAACCCACACGGCAGGATGCACTTATGATACTTAACAGCTTGAAATCCTGGGAAAAGGCCTACTTTTTCTTCAACTGGATCAAGACCCAGAATTTGTTTCCCATGGAAACTATATTCTACAATGTCACAATGAAGTCTTTGAGGTTTGGGAGACAGTTTCAGCTCATTGAGGAACTTGCAAATGAGATGGTAAGTAATGAGATTGAGCTTGATAATATTACCTATTCAACAATTATTACTTGTGCCAAAAGGTGTAATCTTTCTGATAGGGCTATTGTGTGGTTTGAGCAAATGTATAAAACTGGTTTGATGCCTGATGAGGTTACTTACTCTGCTATTTTAGATGTTTATGCGAAATTGGGCAAGGTTGAGGAAGTACTTAGTTTGTATGAGAGAGGGATAGCTAGTGGGTGGAAACCTGATGCTATAGCATTCTCTGTGTTGGCTAAAATGTTCGGTGAGACTGGAGACTATGATGGTATTAGGTATGTTTTGCAAGAGATGCAATCACTTGGTGTGAAGCCTAATTTGGTCGTGTACAATTCATTGTTAGAGGCATTGGGCAAGGCTGGTAAGCCTGGCTTGGCTAGGAGTTTATTTGAGGAAATGGTCGACTCAGGCCTAGTTCCAAATGAGAAAACTTTAACTGCACTTATTAAGATTTATGGCAAGGCTGCTTGGGCAagagatgctttggaattgtggGAGAAAATGAGGTTAAATGGATGGCCAATGGATTTCAAACTATATAATACGTTGTTAAGTATGTGTGCAGACATTGGTTTCGTGGAGGAAGCAGAGGGGCTTTTTGAGGATATGAAGGTATCAGAGCATTGTAAGCCGGATGCTTGGAGCTACACATCGATGCTTAATATATACGGCAGTGCAGGGAATGAAGAGAAGGCACTTAATTTGTTCAAGGAAATGTCCGAGTTGGGTGTTGAGCTCAATGTGATGGGGAGCACTTGCTTGATTCAGTGCTTGGGGAAGGCTCGGAGGATCGATGACTTGGTGAGAGTTTTTAATTTCTCAGTTGAACAAGGTATTAAGCCTGATGATAGGCTTTGTGGTTGCTTGCTCAGTGTTGTTTCCTTGTGTGATATGAACGATGATGTTGAAAAAGTCCTTTCTTGTTTGCAACAAGCTAATCCGAACTTGGTTGGCCTTGTAAAGTTGATTCAAGAAGAGAAAACTACCTTTGAGATTCTTAAGGACGAGTTCAGGAGAATTATTGGCGACACATCCACTGAAGCTAGAAGACCCTTTTGCAATTGCTTAATTGATATTTGCCGAAACAGATGTTTCCATGAGAGGGCACATGAGTTGCTGTATTTAGGAACTCTTTACGGGTTGTACCCAGGCTTGCACAACAAAACTGTGGAGGAGTGGAGTTTGGATGTGCGTTCATTATCCATTGGTGCTGCTCATACTGCACTTGAAGAATGGATGGGAACATTGGCCAAGTTCGTTCAACGTGACGAAGCATTGCCCCAGTTGTTTTCAGCTCACACCGGTACAGGAACGCATAAATTCGCTCAAGGGCTGGCCAATGCCTTCGCCTCTCATGTGGAGAAGCTCTCAGCGCCGTTTAGGCTGAGTGACGACAGAGCTGGTTGTTTTGTGGCTACTCGAGAGGATGTGGTGTTGTGGGTAGAATCAAGAATGCCTCCCACCATTGCAACGCAAAAACCAGAATAA
- the LOC120016670 gene encoding protein phosphatase 2C 29-like — MGSGLSTLFPCFKPPTCTDDPSSGHQPDLIFTASEPLEETLGHSFCYFRSSNRFLSPTPSDRFVSPSQSLRFSPSHESGQRTRSGSGLPETGFKTISGASVSANTSTPRTVLQLDHIYDDATDGGAGGVKSNFLNVGGFESTSSFSALTLQPVPRGGGGGGDTAERGSYLMSGPIERGGMSGPLDASNAGPCSDTGGRVHFSAPLGGMYVKRKRRRGISSMRKAFYRNFSEKKRPWVVPVLNFVTRKDQPLGPTGNGAEDTKGGESDVQWALGKAGEDRVHVVVSEEQGWLFVGIYDGFNGPDAPDFLMSNLYRAVYNELRGLFWEIDEGPDEATTNAQGDTYQENETIAGVEQSARIEHNESDSVPHDRAKRVTFEEGAEIKPQKRRLWEFLAEDDPEDGLDLSGSDRFAFSVDDAISVNNAGSAARRRWLLLSKLKQGLSKQREGRLFPWRFRLEGKEEEVKTEVEDSKNSKVEGCGPQRKRKEGPIDHEMVLRALSRALQMTEDAFLDMTDKVLDSNPELALMGSCLLVVLMRDEDVYVMNVGDSRAIVAMYEQQEAGPSVGGTESSVDEGGNKEEGKAARAQATLTALQLSTDHSMSIEEEVTRIRNEHPDDSQCIVNDRVKGRLKVTRAFGAGFLKQPKLNDALLGMFRNKYVGTSPYVSCVPAICHHRLCPSDQFLVLSSDGLYQYLSNQEVVSHVESFMEKFPDGDPAQHLIEELLCRAAKKAGMEFHELLDIPQGDRRKYHDDVTVMIVSLEGRIWKSSGKYL; from the exons ATGGGAAGTGGACTGTCCACTCTCTTCCCTTGCTTTAAACCGCCAACCTGTACCGATGACCCCAGCAGCGGCCACCAGCCGGACCTGATCTTCACCGCCTCAGAGCCATTGGAGGAGACTCTTGGCCACTCTTTCTGCTACTTTCGATCCTCGAATCGCTTCCTCTCTCCAACTCCTTCTGATcgctttgtttctccttctcAGTCTCTCCGTTTTTCGCCATCTCACGAGTCGGGTCAGAGGACCCGGAGTGGATCCGGTTTGCCAGAGACCGGGTTCAAGACCATCTCAGGTGCTTCAGTGAGTGCTAACACTTCTACTCCCAGAACTGTCCTCCAGCTGGACCATATTTACGACGATGCCACTGACGGTGGTGCTGGTGGCGTCAAGAGTAATTTTCTGAATGTTGGTGGATTCGAGAGCACCTCATCTTTTAGCGCTTTGACGCTGCAACCTGTGCCACGTGGTGGCGGAGGCGGTGGCGACACAGCGGAGAGAGGTTCGTACCTGATGTCGGGACCAATTGAGCGCGGGGGCATGTCTGGTCCACTTGACGCGAGTAATGCGGGGCCGTGCTCGGATACTGGCGGGCGGGTTCACTTCTCGGCACCCCTTGGTGGCATGTACGTAAAGAGGAAGCGACGGAGGGGCATTTCGAGTATGCGGAAGGCGTTCTACCGGAACTTCTCGGAGAAGAAGCGTCCTTGGGTTGTTCCAGTGCTTAATTTCGTAACGAGGAAAGACCAACCCCTGGGGCCCACCGGAAATGGGGCTGAGGATACTAAGGGCGGGGAGAGCGACGTTCAATGGGCCCTGGGGAAGGCCGGCGAGGACAGAGTCCACGTCGTCGTCTCGGAGGAGCAAGGATGGCTCTTCGTTGGCATCTACGATGGCTTCAACGGCCCTGACGCCCCCGATTTTTTGATGAGCAATCTTTACCGCGCCGTCTACAACGAGCTCCGAGGTCTCTTTTGGGAGATTGATGAGGGGCCAGATGAGGCGACGACCAACGCACAAGGGGATACGTATCAAGAAAATGAGACAATTGCGGGAGTGGAACAGTCGGCAAGAATCGAACATAACGAATCTGATTCGGTGCCTCATGATCGAGCGAAGAGAGTGACATTTGAGGAGGGAGCGGAGATTAAACCACAAAAGCGGCGACTCTGGGAATTTTTGGCGGAGGATGATCCCGAAGACGGTTTAGATCTCTCTGGGTCTGACCGATTTGCGTTTTCTGTGGATGACGCGATAAGCGTGAACAATGCAGGGTCTGCTGCCAGGAGGAGATGGTTGTTGTTGTCGAAGCTGAAGCAAGGTTTGTCGAAGCAAAGGGAGGGCAGGTTGTTTCCATGGAGGTTTCGATTGGAggggaaggaggaggaggtgaaAACAGAGGTGGAGGACAGTAAGAATAGCAAAGTGGAGGGTTGTGGACCGCAGAGGAAGCGGAAGGAGGGGCCTATTGATCATGAGATGGTTTTGAGGGCATTGTCAAGGGCACTTCAAATGACGGAAGATGCTTTCTTGGATATGACTGATAAGGTGCTTGACTCGAATCCTGAGCTTGCACTGATGGGTTCGTGTTTGCTTGTTGTGTTGATGAGGGACGAGGATGTGTATGTAATGAATGTGGGTGATAGCAGAGCAATTGTGGCAATGTATGAGCAGCAGGAAGCTGGACCTAGTGTTGGGGGGACCGAGAGTAGTGTAGATGAGGGAGGAAATAAGGAGGAGGGTAAGGCTGCTCGGGCACAAGCAACATTGACTGCATTGCAGCTTTCCACTGATCATAGCATGAGCATTGAAGAA GAAGTGACAAGAATCAGGAATGAACACCCAGATGACAGCCAATGCATTGTCAATGATAGAGTGAAAGGTCGTCTTAAGGTTACCAGAGCATTTGGGGCAGGATTCCTGAAACag CCCAAGTTGAATGATGCCCTGTTGGGAATGTTTCGGAATAAGTATGTTGGTACATCACCATACGTTTCCTGTGTGCCCGCCATTTGTCACCATAGACTATGTCCAAGCGATCAATTTTTAGTCCTCTCATCAGATGGGTTATATCAGTATTTGAGCAATCAGGAAGTGGTCTCTCATGTGGAGAGTTTCATGGAGAAATTTCCAGATGGGGACCCTGCACAACACCTGATAGAGGAGCTTCTTTGTCGTGCAGCCAAGAAAGCTG GTATGGAGTTCCATGAATTACTTGACATACCCCAAGGGGATCGCAGAAAGTACCATGACGATGTTACTGTGATGATAGTTTCCCTTGAAGGAAGAATTTGGAAGTCATCAGGAAAGTATCTCTGA